A single Dreissena polymorpha isolate Duluth1 chromosome 14, UMN_Dpol_1.0, whole genome shotgun sequence DNA region contains:
- the LOC127858412 gene encoding tRNA-splicing endonuclease subunit Sen34-like isoform X1, whose product MFECVTYNRMSFDRGKTTITLINGQCFVWNSKQARFLREELRIVGTLCGSLPRAPMQNTHLGLPLQLMPEEVTLLLEKGLAEVVENTEDVITEEMKLEYKNKEKKSYKRQVELYTRERQEEIKRKLPQIIAGKKAKRNKVLDERRKNGEIIDDSEFEKEIEMTVEDVGIPTLQEASMLMEIPLACDPSTTTPVLVKWTYPKSDKEVLRYRVFRDLWDKGHYLTSGSKFGGDFIAYPGDPSRFHSLFIVVCKPHSASISGIELITMGRLGTNVKKTIVLSSVDENDKLCYTSLQWTGIS is encoded by the exons ATGTTTGAATGTGTGACTTACAATAGAATGTCATTTGACCGTGGCAAAACAACAATCACTCTGATTAACGGGCAATGCTTTGTTTGGAATTCTAAAC AGGCTCGCTTTCTTCGGGAGGAGCTGAGGATTGTGGGTACTCTGTGTGGGTCATTACCACGGGCTCCCATGCAGAACACTCACCTAGGTCTGCCCTTACAGCTGATGCCAGAGGAGGTTACATTATTACTTGAGAAAG GACTTGCAGAGGTTGTTGAAAACACAGAAGATGTAATTACAGAAGAGATGAAATTGGAatataaaaacaaagaaaaaaagagTTACAAAAGACAG GTTGAACTTTACACCAGGGAGCGTCAGGAGGaaataaagagaaaactgccgCAGATTATTGCTGGAAAGAAAGCAAAACGAAACAAAGTGTTGGATGAGAGACGAAAGAATG GTGAGATCATTGATGATTCTGAGTTTGAGAAGGAGATAGAGATGACAGTGGAGGACGTTGGGATACCTACTCTCCAGGAGGCCAGTATGCTCATGGAGATACCACTGG CTTGTGACCCTAGCACAACCACACCTGTACTAGTGAAGTGGACATACCCAAAGTCTGATAAAGAAGTGCTGCGTTATCGGGTATTCAGAGATCTCTGGGACAAAGGCCATTATCTTACATCTGGATCAAAGTTTGGTGGCGACTTCATTGCATACCCAG GTGACCCGTCCCGGTTCCACTCTCTATTCATTGTGGTCTGCAAGCCTCACAGTGCATCAATATCAGGTATTGAGCTGATTACCATGGGTAGACTGGGAACCAACGTCAAGAAGACCATTGTGTTGTCTTCAGTAGATGAGAATGATAAACTGTGCTATACTTCATTACAGTGGACAGGAATCAGTTGA
- the LOC127858412 gene encoding tRNA-splicing endonuclease subunit Sen34-like isoform X2: MFECVTYNRMSFDRGKTTITLINGQCFVWNSKRLAEVVENTEDVITEEMKLEYKNKEKKSYKRQVELYTRERQEEIKRKLPQIIAGKKAKRNKVLDERRKNGEIIDDSEFEKEIEMTVEDVGIPTLQEASMLMEIPLACDPSTTTPVLVKWTYPKSDKEVLRYRVFRDLWDKGHYLTSGSKFGGDFIAYPGDPSRFHSLFIVVCKPHSASISGIELITMGRLGTNVKKTIVLSSVDENDKLCYTSLQWTGIS, from the exons ATGTTTGAATGTGTGACTTACAATAGAATGTCATTTGACCGTGGCAAAACAACAATCACTCTGATTAACGGGCAATGCTTTGTTTGGAATTCTAAAC GACTTGCAGAGGTTGTTGAAAACACAGAAGATGTAATTACAGAAGAGATGAAATTGGAatataaaaacaaagaaaaaaagagTTACAAAAGACAG GTTGAACTTTACACCAGGGAGCGTCAGGAGGaaataaagagaaaactgccgCAGATTATTGCTGGAAAGAAAGCAAAACGAAACAAAGTGTTGGATGAGAGACGAAAGAATG GTGAGATCATTGATGATTCTGAGTTTGAGAAGGAGATAGAGATGACAGTGGAGGACGTTGGGATACCTACTCTCCAGGAGGCCAGTATGCTCATGGAGATACCACTGG CTTGTGACCCTAGCACAACCACACCTGTACTAGTGAAGTGGACATACCCAAAGTCTGATAAAGAAGTGCTGCGTTATCGGGTATTCAGAGATCTCTGGGACAAAGGCCATTATCTTACATCTGGATCAAAGTTTGGTGGCGACTTCATTGCATACCCAG GTGACCCGTCCCGGTTCCACTCTCTATTCATTGTGGTCTGCAAGCCTCACAGTGCATCAATATCAGGTATTGAGCTGATTACCATGGGTAGACTGGGAACCAACGTCAAGAAGACCATTGTGTTGTCTTCAGTAGATGAGAATGATAAACTGTGCTATACTTCATTACAGTGGACAGGAATCAGTTGA